One genomic window of Coffea eugenioides isolate CCC68of chromosome 1, Ceug_1.0, whole genome shotgun sequence includes the following:
- the LOC113751766 gene encoding dehydration-responsive element-binding protein 1A-like has product MDFEGYHSSTSPSSSSSSPSSSSSSSSDDNCNVTAKSSSHKRKAGRRKFKETRHPIYRGVRRRNGNKWVCEMREPNKKTRIWLGTFQTPEMAARAHDVAALALRGDDAALNFTDSAWRVARAQSSLASDIQIAALQAAQAFRPSLVDANPSSSSSPKNICCHSATMFVDEEAVFNMPALIDNMAEGMLLTPPAMKKGFHWDNGEGDDIELTLWRD; this is encoded by the exons ATGGATTTCGAAGGATATCATTCTTCAACTTCACCATCgtcttcatcttcatcaccatcctcttcttcttcttcttccagtGATGATAACTGTAACGTTACAGCAAAAAGTT CGTCACATAAGAGAAAGGCAGGAAGGAGGAAGTTTAAAGAGACTCGCCACCCCATTTATAGGGGTGTCAGGAGGAGAAATGGGAATAAATGGGTTTGCGAAATGCGTGAGCCAAACAAGAAGACGAGGATTTGGTTGGGGACTTTTCAAACCCCGGAAATGGCAGCTAGGGCTCATGATGTTGCTGCCCTGGCTCTTCGTGGTGACGATGCTGCACTCAACTTTACTGACTCTGCTTGGCGTGTGGCACGAGCTCAATCATCCTTAGCTAGCGATATTCAAATCGCTGCACTTCAAGCTGCTCAAGCTTTTAGACCATCTTTGGTTGATGCAAACCCTTCTTCCTCATCTTCGCCAA AAAATATTTGTTGTCATTCTGCAACGATGTTCGTGGATGAAGAGGCAGTGTTTAACATGCCAGCCTTAATTGATAACATGGCGGAGGGTATGCTATTAACTCCGCCAGCAATGAAGAAAGGGTTCCATTGGGACAATGGAGAGGGGGATGACATTGAGTTAACTTTATGGAGGGACTGA